A genomic segment from Pseudobacteriovorax antillogorgiicola encodes:
- a CDS encoding DUF3047 domain-containing protein → MKRFCWFGTCAIALLLLQTACATYFQHQRQNVLRPQNEPQFTLMDFSRPIRMNPMEAGWYQYKFNREQRLQQEITFIQQDGRAMAQIESEASIARLFREVDIDIGKYPLIAWSWKIQTTFDGNQQPETTQGGDDHPARIILIMESATGDQRELELVWGNRLPIAELFMIDTAAHYVVRSGVQVGQWFDEQIDIWQIYQRVWPDDGLARITDIGIAGDSDQSQQKTLAFIANLRMIRQPIRSNRSISRYRSP, encoded by the coding sequence ATGAAGCGTTTTTGCTGGTTCGGTACGTGCGCCATTGCTTTGCTTCTTTTGCAAACCGCCTGTGCAACATATTTTCAACATCAGCGACAGAACGTTCTTAGGCCCCAGAACGAGCCTCAATTTACTCTCATGGATTTTTCACGGCCGATCCGTATGAACCCCATGGAAGCGGGATGGTATCAGTATAAGTTTAATCGTGAGCAAAGGCTTCAGCAGGAAATCACATTCATCCAGCAAGACGGCCGTGCCATGGCTCAGATTGAATCCGAGGCATCCATAGCTCGTTTGTTTCGGGAAGTTGATATTGATATAGGTAAATACCCACTGATAGCCTGGTCATGGAAGATTCAAACCACTTTCGATGGCAACCAACAGCCTGAGACGACCCAAGGTGGAGATGACCATCCCGCGAGAATCATCTTAATCATGGAGTCTGCTACTGGGGATCAGCGGGAACTAGAACTAGTCTGGGGCAATCGACTTCCCATAGCTGAGCTTTTCATGATCGATACCGCAGCTCACTATGTGGTTCGGAGTGGAGTGCAAGTCGGCCAATGGTTTGATGAGCAGATCGATATCTGGCAAATCTATCAACGAGTTTGGCCCGATGATGGCTTAGCCCGAATCACTGATATCGGGATCGCTGGGGACTCCGATCAAAGCCAGCAGAAGACTCTCGCCTTCATTGCTAATTTGCGCATGATTAGACAGCCCATTAGGAGCAATCGGTCGATCTCACGCTACCGATCCCCGTAA
- a CDS encoding DUF3047 domain-containing protein, producing the protein MINRLLLLAKLSLCILPGSALASTPTMTLSPSEFEHITFDDIPPTKYRLEKPDTLVAEVKQSSSILLKPFAKVQSIQKVQVLWQSSGQLKLKDTSHEKKKSGDDALFRIGLILSGEAPMVPFFAPAWVKKSRDVLKLASDRMLYLVVGSPSAPGSRWESPYSSSIESLVMESKPSAEGWQAAEVSFEKPLKVVGLWLFADGDDTKSEFTSRLKDLKLH; encoded by the coding sequence ATGATCAACCGGCTTCTGCTCCTGGCTAAGCTAAGCCTCTGTATCTTGCCAGGCTCCGCCCTGGCAAGTACCCCAACTATGACACTCTCCCCAAGTGAATTCGAGCATATTACCTTCGACGATATACCCCCTACAAAGTATCGACTTGAAAAGCCTGATACTTTGGTGGCAGAGGTCAAACAGTCGTCATCGATCTTACTGAAGCCCTTTGCGAAGGTGCAATCCATTCAGAAAGTGCAAGTTCTTTGGCAGAGTTCAGGTCAACTTAAACTTAAAGATACATCTCACGAGAAAAAGAAATCAGGCGATGACGCTCTATTTCGTATCGGCTTGATTCTTTCTGGTGAGGCACCCATGGTGCCTTTTTTCGCTCCAGCATGGGTGAAGAAGTCCCGCGATGTCCTAAAACTAGCTTCCGATCGAATGCTATATCTGGTGGTCGGCTCCCCGTCTGCTCCTGGCAGCCGTTGGGAAAGCCCTTATTCATCTAGCATCGAATCGTTGGTAATGGAGTCTAAGCCCAGTGCCGAAGGCTGGCAAGCTGCCGAGGTAAGTTTCGAAAAACCCCTAAAGGTAGTCGGCCTGTGGCTGTTCGCCGACGGAGATGATACCAAAAGTGAGTTTACAAGTAGATTGAAGGATCTCAAGCTTCACTAG